A section of the Papio anubis isolate 15944 chromosome 2, Panubis1.0, whole genome shotgun sequence genome encodes:
- the LOC101013291 gene encoding centromere protein S, whose translation MEEEAETEEQRFSYQQRLKAAVHYTVGCLCEEVALDKEMQFSKQTIAAISELTFRQCENFAKDLEMFARHAKRTTINTEDVKLLARRSNSLLKYITDKSEEIAQINLERKAQKKKKSEDGGKNSREPAEAGVVESEN comes from the coding sequence ATGGAGGAGGAAGCGGAGACCGAGGAGCAGCGATTCTCTTACCAACAGAGGCTAAAGGCAGCAGTTCATTATACTGTGGGTTGTCTTTGCGAGGAAGTTGCATTGGACAAAGAGATGCAGTTCAGCAAACAAACCATTGCGGCCATTTCGGAGCTGACTTTCCGACAGTGCGAAAATTTTGCCAAAGACCTTGAGATGTTTGCAAGACATGCGAAAAGAACCACAATTAACACTGAAGATGTGAAGCTCTTAGCCAGGAGGAGTAATTCACTGCTAAAATACATCACAGACAAAAGTGAAGAGATTGCTCAGATTAACCTAGAACGAaaagcacagaagaaaaagaagtcagaggATGGAGGCAAAAATTCAAGGGAGccagcagaggctggagtggTGGAAAGTGAGAATTAA